In Thermodesulfobacteriota bacterium, the DNA window AATCTTACTGATCTCTTCGGTTCTGGAAGCGGCTACTGGATTTTGGGACCGACTGTAAGGTGGCCTATCTTTAATGCCGGCCGGATACGCGCCAACATCGAGGTCCAGAATGCACTTCAAGAACAGGCTCTAATTCGATATGAGAAGACCATCCTCAACTCGCTTGAGGAGGTAGAGAACGCACTTGTGGCATACTCAAAAGAGCAATTGAGCCGCCGTGCCCTGGCCGAAGCAGTCGATTCCAGCCGCAAGGCTGCCGATATTGCCAACGAGCTTTACACAAAGGGTCTGGTAAATTTCCTGGACGTACTCGATGGCGAACGATCGTTGTATCAGTCGGAAGATCAGCTTGCACAAAGTGATCAACGAATTGCAACAGACCTGATAGCACTCTTTAAGGCTCTCGGCGGGGGATGGGAAATCCCAAGGTAATGCAATGAGTTCGCAAAAGGTCATTTTCGGACGGCACAGTAAAAAGCTCCGGTTGCAAGGCGCGCATGTCGTTATCCGTTAACCGTTGTCCGTTCACCGATAATGCGTGGACATATTCCAGTCTGCTCCTTGCTGTCGGTGCGCGGTGAACAGTGAACGGTGAACGGTGAACTATTTCCATAGCTACGTCGCAGTGACGAAGGATGCAGCGTAACGCTGCAAAATAGGAAACAAAATGAGGTACATTACCAAACAACCAAAACTCAGGACCCCCCTTATTTTTATGGCCGTGATCATTCTTGCCATTCTTACAGGTTGCTCCCGGGATGGATCGAAAGAGGCACGGGCTGAGGATCCGAGGAAAGCCCCAGTGCCTGTAACCATTGTCGCTGCGGAAGAAAAATCCGTCCCCATAGAGCTGCGTGCTGTAGGGAATGTAAGGGCATTCTCGACGGTCTCAGTAAAGGCCCAGGTAGGCGGAGAATTGATAGCCGTACATTTCAAAGAGGGTCAAGAAGTAAAGTGTGGAGATCTGCTTTTTACAATCGATCCCGCCCCCTTTGAGGCTCATCTCAAGCAGGCCGAAGCCAATCTGGCCAAACACCAGGCTGAATTGCAGAATGCCCAAAAGCAGGTGGAACGGTATGGGTCTGTTGTCAAAAAGGGTTATGTATCGAAAGAAAATTATGACCAGGTAAGTACCGATGCTATAGCTCTTGAGGCCGGTGTGCTCGCGGACAAGGCCGCAGTTGAAAACGCCAAGCTCGATCTTAAGTATTGCTATATCCGATCTCCGATTACCGGTTATACCGGAGAGCTTAAGGTGCATCGAGGGAACCTGATCAAGGCTAATGATAACGATCGTCCCATGGTAACGATAAACCAGACCAGTCCAATATACCTTGCTTTTTCCATCCCGGAAAGAAACCTTCCGGAGGTGAAACGGCACATGAAAACTCGAAAGCTTGACGTTCTGGCGGAAGTTCCCGGCATGGAGGCCCGGCCTCTCCGTGGTGAGCTGGCCTCTATTGATAACACGGTGGACCCTGGAACAGGTACCATCCAGCTCAAGGCCATCTTCCCCAATCGGGATACGAGCTTATGGCCGGGACAGTTTGTTAATGTGACTTTGACACTCGGAAAACAGGATGCGGCAGTTATAGTCCCTTCCCATGCCGTTCAGGCCGGACAGCAAGGGCCGTTTGTTTTCGTAGTCAGGCCTGACCTTATTGCGGAGGTTCGCCTCATAGTCGTGGGAAGGACGCTTGGAGAAAAAACGGTGATAGATAAGGGGATAAAGCCTGGCGAATGGATAGTGACCGATGGCCACTTGAAACTCTTCCCGGGTGCAAAGGTCAAACTTGTAAAGGGCGTCGAATAGAACCGTAAGGATAGTGACTTCGAAAGAGGTCAAGGATAATCCCTGATGAATATCCCCCAACTATTCATAGAGCGTCCGGTCATGACCACACTCGTCATGATTGGCGTCTTATTATTCGGTATTGCTGCTTACCGGCTTCTCCCGGTAAGTGAGCTGCCGAATGTAGATTTTCCCACGATTCAGGTCTCAGCAACTCTTCCTGGATCCAACCCCGAAACCATGGCCTCTTCCATTGCGACTCCTCTCGAGCGCGAATTTTCCACAATCGCCGGACTCGATTCCATGACCTCGACCAGCGCCCTGGGAAATACCCAGATCACGCTTCAATTTTCTCTGGATCGGGACCTTGATGCCGCGGCCCAGGATGTCCAGACTGCCATATCCAAGGCCCAGCGACTTCTTCCGGCCGATTTGCCAAACCCCCCCTCGTTCCGGAAAGTCAATCCCGCGGACGAGCCGATCCTCTACCTCGCATTGAGCTCGCCCGTTCTGCCGCTTTCTACTGTAGACGAGTACGCCCAAACATTAATGGCCCAGCGTATCTCCATGATAAGCGGTGTGGCTCAGGTCCAGGTATATGGATCGCAGAAGTACGCGGTTCGTATTCAGGTGGACCCGAATGCTTTGTCTTCAAAAGGAATCGGGCTCGATGAAGTGGAAAAGGCCGTCATGAGGGGCAACGTTAATCTCCCTACCGGTACACTGTATGGCAGGCATCAGGCCCTTACTATACAAGCGACGGGACAACTCACAGATGCAGCATCCTACCGCACGCTTATAGTAGCTTATCGCAATGGGGCTCCGGTCCGGCTGCAGGAACTGGGCAAGGTCGTTGACAGCGTTGAAAACGATAAAGTGGCCAACTGGTTCAATACCGCATCCGAGAGCCGCCGCGCCATAGTCCTGGCCGTTCAGCGCCAGCCCGGGACCAACACGGTTGAGGTAGTAAACGCCATCAAGAAGCTCATACCCACTTTCCGGCTTCAGATACCTGCTTCCATCGACCTCAATATCCTGTATGACCGTTCCGAATCCATCGGTGAATCGATTGCGGATGTTAAGTTTACGCTTTATTTAAGTATATGTCTTGTGGTTTTGGTGATCTTCCTTTTCCTCAGGAACATCTCAGCTACGATCATACCGAGCCTGGCGCTCCCCATGTCGATCATCGGCACCTTCTCGGTCATGTACCTTCTGGGTTACAGCCTGGATAACCTGTCTCTAATGGCGCTGACTCTTTGTGTGGGTTTCGTGGTAGATGATGCCATTGTAATGCTCGAGAATATAGTGCGGCATATGGAGATGGGCAAGGGGAAACTCCAGGCCGCTCTTGATGGGTCCAGAGAGATTGCTTTTACCATTGTGTCCATGACCATCTCGCTTGCCGCGGTATTTATCCCGCTTCTCTTTATGGGAGGCGTTCTGGGACGATTGCTCCACGAATTTGCTGTGACTATTGGAGTAGCCATCCTGGTGTCAGGAGTGGTTTCGCTTACTCTTTCCCCGATGCTTTGCAGCCGCTTTCTAAAGCCCCATGGCGCGGAACAGCATGGCAAGTTCTATGCTTTTTCCGAACGCTTTTTTAATGGCATGCTCAACGCCTACGATGTTACTCTTAAATGGGTGCTAAAACATGGTCTGGCCACTCTGATCCTATCCATTCTCCTTATCTTTGCCACGGGATATCTTTTCATGATAGTCCCCAAAGGATTCGTGCCGGATGTGGATACCGGCCAGATACGGGGGTTTACCGAAGCTGCTCAGGATATCTCTTTTGATTCCATGGTTCGGCATCAGAAAGCGGTTGCTGACGTGATCCGGCAAGAGCCTGCAGTGGACGGCTTTATGTCTAGTGTTGGAGCGAGCAGTATGAGTCCGACCGGCAATTCCGGACGATTCTTCCTTCGTCTAAAACCGATGTCCGAGCGAAAAGTGGATGCCAACGAAATAATCCAACGGCTTCGGGCAAAATTGGCAAGGATTCCGGGGATCAGGGCCTTTCTCCAGAATCCCCCTTCGATCCGCATCGGGGGACGTACGACCAAGAGCCTCTACCAGTATACCATTCAGGGCCCGGATATAAAGGAACTATATCAGTGGGCTCCCTTGCTTGAAAATAAATTGCGTGAGCTTCCGGAACTGCAGGATGTGAATAGTGACTTACAGATCGCAAGTCCCCAGGTGTTTGTGGATATCGATCGTGATAAGGCACAAGCTTGCGGTATTACGGCAGATCAGATTGAAAACACACTTTACAACGCCTACGGCTCCAGACAAATCTCTACTATCTATACACCAACCAACCAGTATCAGGTTATTATGGAAGTACAGCCACAATTCCAGCTTTCGCCAGACTCCCTTTCCATGCTTTATATCCGCTCGGCAGGCGGCCAACTTGTGCCATGTGATACGGTGGCCAGATTGAGGCGGACTATTAGCCCACTAACCATCAACCATACGGGCCAGCTACCTTCTGTAACCATTTCCTTTAATCTTAAACCGGGGATTGCTCTTGGTGACGGCGTGGGCCGGATACAGAAGCTGGTCCGGGACCTTCGCCTGCCCGCTACCCTCAGCACCAGTTTCCAGGGAACCGCGCAGGAATTTCAATCGTCCTTAAAAGGTATGTGGATCCTCTTAGTTATGGCCATTCTGGTCATTTACATAATCCTTGGGATACTATATGAAAGTTTTATTCATCCGTTGACGATCCTGTCAGGGATTCCTTCAGCTGGAGTAGGGGCTCTTGTCACACTCCTTATCTTCCGAATAGATTTGAGTATTTATGCCTGGGTTGGGATCATAATGCTCATAGGAATCGTGAAGAAAAACGCCATTATGATGATCGATTTCGCCTTAGCTGTTCAGCGACGCGAGGGAAAGCCGCCGGCCCAAGCTATCTACGAAGGTTGCATCCTTCGTTTCCGGCCAATCATGATGACCACCATGGCTGCGCTTATGGGAACTCTTCCAATAGCGCTTGGCTTTGGCGCCGGAGCCGAAGCAAGGCGGCCCTTAGGTCTGGCCGTGGTCGGTGGGCTGCTGCTCTCTCAGCTATTGACGCTCTATATCACACCGGTTGTTTATATCTATATGGAAAAGCTTCAGGAAAGAACGAGAAGATTATTCCGGATTGGGAAAAACCACAAAAATAGTGTAATCCCGGATTCCTAGATCTTCTGGAAAGTCAATTTTATCTCATTACCTCACCATCTCACTCATGAAGCTACGCCGAATGACAAAAGGGTGCAGCGCAATGCCGCAAATAGACTCTTTATGAAGACGTCAAGTTCTGAAGCCTTGCGCAATAGGCAAAGGGGCCTATAAGAATCCCTATCCTTATCTCCCTTACTCAAGCAGAACCTATTTTTCGGGCTTCTTGTGGGACACTGCTTCTGTTCATCAAACTGATAACATTATTTTTACTTTTTTTCTTATCCATTCTTTGCGTCTTAGCGCCCTTGTGGCTGCATGGTTACGTAATTTTTGAGTTTTCTGACCTCTTCCGTATTGAGAAGCCGGTACTGACCAAGGGCCAGATGACCCAATTTGAGATCGGCAAAGGCTGTACGGCGCAGGTTAAGCACGGGATGCCCGATGGTTGAGCACATCTTTTTTATCTGCCTTTTCCGGCCTTCCCGGATGGTTATCTCCAGAAGAGATGAATCTTCTTTTTCCCTGAGGCACTTAACCAGGGCAGGCTGCGTCTTACGGCCTTCTATCATAACTCCGTTTCTCAGGCGATCAATAGCCTGCTTCGCAGGTCTCCCTTTTACCTCTGCTTCGTAGGTCTTGTACGCCTTAAAACGCGGGTGCTGGAGTTTAAAGGACAAGTCCCCGTCGTTGGTAAGCAATAGAAGGCCCTCGGTGTCGTAATCCAGCCTTCCCACCGGACAGACACGGATGGATATATCTTTCAAGAGGTCGGTAACTATCGGCCTTTTTTGGGGATCCCGCAGCGTGGTCACAAATCCTTTGGGTTTATTTAAAAGGGCATAGATAAGAGGCGCCGGAGGTGGTAATGGCCGGCCATCGATGAGGATCATATCCTTTTCGGTGTCCACCTTTATACCCATGGCAGTAACTATGCGGCCATTTACTGTAACTCGGCCCTGGCGAATGAGATCTTCGGCGTGTCTTCGCGAGGCGATCCCGAGCCGGGCCAATGTCTTATGCAGTCTTTCTTCCATAAAACATTCCAGCTATCAGCGTTCAGCCGTCAGCTATCAGCTCCGGTTCCCTCAGACCGGTCAAAGAGGTCCGGAGTCCTTTCTTTGCCCTCGACAGTATCGGGGGTAAGGGCCTTGATTTCTTTAAGATTGGGAAGGGAGGACAGATCCCTTAGATCAAATACCTCTAAAAATCTTTGGGTGGTTCCGTAGATAAGGGGTTTCCCGGCTAATTCCTTGTTGCGTCCTACGATGCGAATAAGTTTTTTTTCCAGAAGCGATTTCAGAACGCCGCTCACATCTACCCCGCGGATCCTTTCTATTTCAGACCGCAATAGGGGTTGCTTGTAGGCAATAATGGCCAGCGTTTCCATGGCCTCGCGGCTGAGCCGCGCCGGAGCGGATTTTTTCAGGCGGGCAATCCA includes these proteins:
- a CDS encoding efflux RND transporter periplasmic adaptor subunit, encoding MRYITKQPKLRTPLIFMAVIILAILTGCSRDGSKEARAEDPRKAPVPVTIVAAEEKSVPIELRAVGNVRAFSTVSVKAQVGGELIAVHFKEGQEVKCGDLLFTIDPAPFEAHLKQAEANLAKHQAELQNAQKQVERYGSVVKKGYVSKENYDQVSTDAIALEAGVLADKAAVENAKLDLKYCYIRSPITGYTGELKVHRGNLIKANDNDRPMVTINQTSPIYLAFSIPERNLPEVKRHMKTRKLDVLAEVPGMEARPLRGELASIDNTVDPGTGTIQLKAIFPNRDTSLWPGQFVNVTLTLGKQDAAVIVPSHAVQAGQQGPFVFVVRPDLIAEVRLIVVGRTLGEKTVIDKGIKPGEWIVTDGHLKLFPGAKVKLVKGVE
- the scpB gene encoding SMC-Scp complex subunit ScpB, yielding MSELKKILEALIFVSETPLRRDKIIDVLPEYKKEEIEATLIQLKDEYDAEGRSFALYEVAEGFQFRTRPEYRDWIARLKKSAPARLSREAMETLAIIAYKQPLLRSEIERIRGVDVSGVLKSLLEKKLIRIVGRNKELAGKPLIYGTTQRFLEVFDLRDLSSLPNLKEIKALTPDTVEGKERTPDLFDRSEGTGADS
- a CDS encoding pseudouridine synthase; protein product: MEERLHKTLARLGIASRRHAEDLIRQGRVTVNGRIVTAMGIKVDTEKDMILIDGRPLPPPAPLIYALLNKPKGFVTTLRDPQKRPIVTDLLKDISIRVCPVGRLDYDTEGLLLLTNDGDLSFKLQHPRFKAYKTYEAEVKGRPAKQAIDRLRNGVMIEGRKTQPALVKCLREKEDSSLLEITIREGRKRQIKKMCSTIGHPVLNLRRTAFADLKLGHLALGQYRLLNTEEVRKLKNYVTMQPQGR
- a CDS encoding efflux RND transporter permease subunit; protein product: MNIPQLFIERPVMTTLVMIGVLLFGIAAYRLLPVSELPNVDFPTIQVSATLPGSNPETMASSIATPLEREFSTIAGLDSMTSTSALGNTQITLQFSLDRDLDAAAQDVQTAISKAQRLLPADLPNPPSFRKVNPADEPILYLALSSPVLPLSTVDEYAQTLMAQRISMISGVAQVQVYGSQKYAVRIQVDPNALSSKGIGLDEVEKAVMRGNVNLPTGTLYGRHQALTIQATGQLTDAASYRTLIVAYRNGAPVRLQELGKVVDSVENDKVANWFNTASESRRAIVLAVQRQPGTNTVEVVNAIKKLIPTFRLQIPASIDLNILYDRSESIGESIADVKFTLYLSICLVVLVIFLFLRNISATIIPSLALPMSIIGTFSVMYLLGYSLDNLSLMALTLCVGFVVDDAIVMLENIVRHMEMGKGKLQAALDGSREIAFTIVSMTISLAAVFIPLLFMGGVLGRLLHEFAVTIGVAILVSGVVSLTLSPMLCSRFLKPHGAEQHGKFYAFSERFFNGMLNAYDVTLKWVLKHGLATLILSILLIFATGYLFMIVPKGFVPDVDTGQIRGFTEAAQDISFDSMVRHQKAVADVIRQEPAVDGFMSSVGASSMSPTGNSGRFFLRLKPMSERKVDANEIIQRLRAKLARIPGIRAFLQNPPSIRIGGRTTKSLYQYTIQGPDIKELYQWAPLLENKLRELPELQDVNSDLQIASPQVFVDIDRDKAQACGITADQIENTLYNAYGSRQISTIYTPTNQYQVIMEVQPQFQLSPDSLSMLYIRSAGGQLVPCDTVARLRRTISPLTINHTGQLPSVTISFNLKPGIALGDGVGRIQKLVRDLRLPATLSTSFQGTAQEFQSSLKGMWILLVMAILVIYIILGILYESFIHPLTILSGIPSAGVGALVTLLIFRIDLSIYAWVGIIMLIGIVKKNAIMMIDFALAVQRREGKPPAQAIYEGCILRFRPIMMTTMAALMGTLPIALGFGAGAEARRPLGLAVVGGLLLSQLLTLYITPVVYIYMEKLQERTRRLFRIGKNHKNSVIPDS